One window of Thermocoleostomius sinensis A174 genomic DNA carries:
- a CDS encoding carbon dioxide-concentrating mechanism protein CcmK, which translates to MNSSGYAPIPSESALGLVCTRSFPAIVGTADMMLKSAAVRLVGYEKIGSGYCTAVVRGRISDVRIAVEEGANVAEQFGQLVSKTIIPRPLPNLEMVLPISGRLARYLDENSHSRLSNQAVGLLETRGFPAMVGAADAMLKSAEVQLAAYEVVGDGLCTAIIRGRVSDVVVAVEAGMHEADRIGELHAVMVIPRPLEDLEATLPLASCWIEKKQPIAFPLDLKETQKELAGQEEAIELPDLRQLPVPDEVRIDET; encoded by the coding sequence ATGAATTCATCAGGCTATGCCCCTATCCCAAGTGAAAGCGCGTTGGGGTTGGTTTGCACTCGGAGTTTTCCTGCGATCGTGGGAACAGCCGATATGATGTTAAAATCTGCCGCTGTGCGTTTAGTTGGATATGAAAAAATTGGCAGCGGTTACTGTACGGCTGTTGTACGCGGTCGTATTTCAGACGTGCGAATTGCCGTCGAAGAAGGGGCAAATGTGGCTGAGCAATTTGGACAACTGGTGTCCAAAACTATTATCCCCCGCCCCTTACCCAATCTAGAAATGGTGCTGCCAATCAGTGGTCGATTGGCTCGGTATTTAGACGAAAATAGCCATAGCCGTCTAAGTAATCAAGCTGTAGGACTGCTAGAAACGCGAGGGTTTCCAGCCATGGTTGGAGCAGCCGATGCCATGCTGAAGTCCGCAGAGGTACAGTTAGCAGCTTACGAAGTGGTGGGGGATGGGTTGTGTACCGCCATTATTCGAGGACGGGTTTCGGATGTGGTCGTGGCCGTAGAAGCGGGAATGCACGAAGCCGATCGCATTGGCGAACTTCATGCCGTTATGGTGATTCCTCGACCGTTAGAAGATTTGGAAGCAACCTTGCCCTTGGCAAGCTGTTGGATCGAGAAAAAACAACCGATCGCCTTTCCCTTGGATCTCAAAGAAACGCAGAAGGAGTTGGCAGGACAAGAAGAAGCGATCGAACTTCCCGATCTTCGCCAGCTTCCGGTGCCAGATGAAGTGCGAATTGACGAAACATAG
- a CDS encoding ribulose bisphosphate carboxylase small subunit — protein MVVRGSAAPPTSWSKSSTQPKVDETAKVHPFSSVMGDVSIGTNVLIAPGTSIRADEGGPFHIGHGSKLQDGVVVHGLEQGRVVGDDQVPYSVWVGNNTSITHMALIHGPAYIGDNCFIGFRSTVFNARIGHDCIVMMHALIQDVAIPPGKYVPSGSIVTSQEQADRLPDVQEVDQTFAAHVVGVNQALRSGYPSADTVTCVTPIRKQLERVYQQNSSADSSNDSSSPSQRHSNSQMVNTRLSPEVVEHVRQLLSQGLNIGTEYADKRRFQTSSWTSCTPVSSNREADVLHALEACVNEHANDYVRLFGIDSKAKRRVSELIIQRPGESALGSSVRVTTSSYSGSNYSSSNSSSRQTSSYSSGYSSSYASSGSGSLGSEVMEKVRHFLSQGYKIGTEHADKRRFQTSSWTVCSPIETTRESDAIAALESCLAEHRGEYVRLFGIDPKAKRRVSELIIQRPGDTNGTAPSAPRSPYPSSAYTPPRSNTSNGYSHHRNGSGHLNAETVEQIRQLLSQGYRVSAEHADVRRFQTSSWKSCAPIQSSNSSDVIAALESCLAENSGEYVRVIGIDTKSKRRVAEMIVQRP, from the coding sequence ATGGTAGTCCGTGGCTCTGCTGCTCCGCCCACTTCTTGGTCGAAGAGTTCGACGCAACCTAAAGTTGATGAGACTGCCAAGGTTCATCCCTTTTCCAGTGTGATGGGGGATGTGTCGATCGGTACCAATGTATTGATTGCCCCCGGGACTTCCATTCGCGCTGACGAGGGAGGTCCCTTTCACATCGGCCATGGAAGCAAGCTTCAGGATGGGGTTGTTGTTCATGGATTAGAGCAAGGACGGGTCGTTGGAGATGATCAAGTCCCTTACTCGGTTTGGGTTGGGAACAATACATCAATTACCCACATGGCTTTGATTCATGGCCCTGCCTATATCGGTGATAACTGCTTTATTGGCTTTCGCTCGACAGTCTTTAATGCCCGGATTGGACACGACTGCATCGTGATGATGCACGCCTTGATTCAAGATGTTGCCATTCCACCAGGAAAATATGTTCCGTCCGGAAGCATTGTCACCTCGCAGGAACAGGCCGATCGACTGCCCGATGTTCAAGAAGTCGATCAAACCTTTGCAGCCCATGTTGTGGGTGTTAATCAAGCGCTGCGTTCTGGATATCCCAGTGCTGACACAGTTACCTGCGTTACCCCTATTCGTAAGCAATTAGAGCGAGTCTATCAGCAGAATAGTTCTGCCGATTCCTCTAACGATTCCAGTTCCCCTAGTCAACGTCATAGCAATAGTCAGATGGTTAATACTCGTCTTAGCCCGGAAGTTGTAGAGCACGTTCGTCAACTCCTCTCTCAAGGTTTGAACATTGGTACTGAGTATGCTGATAAACGCCGGTTTCAAACTAGTTCCTGGACTAGCTGTACTCCTGTTTCAAGCAATCGCGAAGCAGATGTGCTTCATGCGCTTGAAGCGTGCGTGAATGAACATGCTAACGATTATGTTCGCCTGTTTGGCATTGATTCAAAAGCAAAGCGGCGTGTGTCGGAGTTGATCATTCAACGCCCGGGAGAATCCGCCCTAGGCAGTTCGGTTCGGGTCACAACTAGCAGCTACAGTGGCAGTAACTATAGTTCTTCCAACAGTTCTTCCAGACAGACCAGTAGTTATTCCTCTGGGTATTCGTCGAGTTATGCTTCTTCTGGAAGCGGATCGCTGGGTTCGGAGGTGATGGAAAAGGTTCGCCATTTCTTGTCGCAAGGCTATAAGATTGGTACCGAACACGCTGACAAACGTCGATTTCAAACCAGTTCTTGGACAGTTTGTTCACCCATTGAAACTACCCGCGAATCTGATGCGATCGCAGCCCTTGAAAGCTGTTTGGCGGAGCATCGAGGTGAGTACGTCCGCTTGTTTGGCATTGATCCAAAGGCAAAGCGGCGTGTATCAGAATTGATTATTCAACGTCCGGGAGATACAAATGGGACTGCGCCATCGGCTCCCCGATCGCCCTATCCGTCTAGTGCTTACACTCCTCCGCGATCGAATACCAGCAATGGCTATAGCCACCATCGCAACGGGTCAGGACATCTTAACGCTGAAACCGTCGAGCAAATTCGCCAGCTTTTATCACAAGGTTATCGAGTGTCGGCTGAGCACGCCGATGTACGACGGTTCCAAACTTCTTCTTGGAAGAGTTGTGCTCCGATTCAATCGAGCAATTCATCTGACGTGATTGCGGCCCTTGAAAGTTGTTTGGCCGAAAACAGCGGTGAGTATGTTCGTGTGATTGGTATCGATACTAAGTCAAAGCGGCGCGTAGCCGAGATGATTGTGCAACGCCCCTAG
- a CDS encoding EutN/CcmL family microcompartment protein encodes MKIARVCGTVVSTQKESSLTGVKFLVIQLIDEEGQPVPGYEVAADSVGAGVGEWVLVSYGSAARQSPGSESRPLDALVIGIIDTVSVDNQRLYNKREQDR; translated from the coding sequence ATGAAAATTGCTAGAGTCTGCGGTACGGTTGTTAGCACTCAGAAAGAGTCTAGTCTTACAGGAGTCAAATTTCTAGTCATTCAACTCATAGATGAAGAGGGTCAGCCTGTTCCAGGCTATGAGGTTGCGGCTGATAGCGTTGGGGCAGGAGTGGGCGAATGGGTACTTGTCAGCTATGGCAGTGCTGCCCGCCAGTCTCCCGGCAGTGAATCTCGCCCTCTAGATGCCTTGGTGATTGGAATTATTGATACCGTTAGCGTCGATAACCAGCGCCTATATAACAAGCGAGAGCAAGATCGATAG
- a CDS encoding carbon dioxide-concentrating mechanism protein CcmK, translating to MPIAVGMIETRGFPAVVEAADAMVKAARVTLVGYEKIGSGRVTVIVRGDVSEVQASVQAGTEAARRVNGGEVVSTHIIARPHENLEYVLPIRYTEAVEQFRA from the coding sequence ATGCCGATTGCTGTAGGAATGATTGAAACAAGGGGCTTTCCTGCTGTTGTTGAGGCAGCAGATGCCATGGTAAAGGCTGCTCGTGTGACCCTGGTTGGCTACGAAAAAATTGGTAGTGGTCGGGTCACGGTGATTGTTCGCGGTGATGTCTCTGAAGTGCAGGCATCGGTGCAAGCAGGCACAGAAGCGGCCAGGCGAGTGAACGGTGGTGAGGTGGTCTCCACTCATATCATCGCTCGACCGCATGAGAATTTAGAGTATGTTCTACCCATTCGGTACACCGAGGCCGTAGAGCAGTTTCGAGCTTAG
- a CDS encoding B12-binding domain-containing radical SAM protein codes for MRTLLIYPQFPKTFWSFEKILELIDRKVLLPPLGLITVAAILPQTWEFKLVDRNVRAVTDTEWEWAEMVILSAMIVQKQDLLEQIREAKRRGKRVAVGGPYPTSVPDESLQAGADYLILDEGEMTLPQFVEAIEQGDTQGIFRANGEKPDVTQTPIPRYDLLDFNAYDSMSVQFSRGCPFQCEFCDIIVLYGRKPRTKTPQQLLAELDRLYELGWRRAVFMVDDNFIGNKRNVKLLLKELKGWMAEHDYPFSFNTEASVDLAQDPELIELMLACNFNAVFLGIETPDEDSLELTKKFQNTRASLAESVQAISRAGLRVMAGFIIGFDGEKKGAGDRIIEFVERTAIPTAVFGILQALPHTALWYRLEKEGRLLNTSVDGNQMALMNFQPTRPVEDIAQEYVNAFCTLYEPERFLDRVYRHFLTMTPPRCKPPGQIPSRAELRALAIIIWRQGFKRSTRWKFWHHLFSMMRRNPGVWDHYLTVCAHAEHFIEYRQIVREQIATQLAEFQVEQQQPKKVEAIAS; via the coding sequence ATGCGAACGCTCTTGATTTACCCACAGTTTCCCAAAACCTTTTGGTCATTTGAGAAGATTCTAGAACTGATTGATCGCAAGGTGTTGCTGCCACCATTAGGTCTCATAACAGTAGCAGCCATTTTGCCTCAAACATGGGAATTTAAACTAGTCGATCGCAATGTTCGAGCAGTGACAGACACTGAATGGGAATGGGCGGAGATGGTGATTCTCTCGGCGATGATTGTGCAAAAACAAGACTTGCTAGAGCAAATTCGCGAAGCGAAGCGCCGGGGTAAGCGGGTGGCGGTGGGTGGGCCCTATCCAACGTCTGTTCCCGATGAATCGTTGCAAGCAGGAGCCGACTACCTGATTCTGGATGAGGGCGAAATGACATTGCCTCAGTTTGTGGAGGCGATCGAACAGGGTGACACGCAGGGGATTTTCCGGGCTAATGGCGAAAAGCCCGATGTGACGCAGACGCCGATTCCACGCTATGACTTGTTGGACTTTAACGCTTACGATTCGATGTCGGTGCAGTTTTCGCGAGGCTGCCCGTTTCAGTGTGAATTCTGTGACATCATTGTCCTGTATGGTCGCAAACCCCGCACCAAAACGCCTCAACAGCTTTTGGCAGAACTCGATCGTCTCTACGAATTGGGCTGGCGACGGGCAGTTTTCATGGTGGACGATAACTTCATCGGCAACAAGCGCAACGTAAAACTGCTGCTGAAGGAATTAAAAGGCTGGATGGCCGAGCATGACTATCCCTTCTCGTTTAATACGGAAGCGTCAGTAGATCTGGCTCAAGACCCAGAATTAATAGAACTCATGCTAGCGTGCAACTTCAACGCTGTGTTCTTGGGCATTGAAACACCTGATGAAGACAGTCTGGAACTGACCAAGAAGTTTCAAAATACTCGCGCTTCGCTAGCCGAATCGGTGCAAGCCATTAGTCGGGCAGGATTGCGGGTGATGGCAGGTTTTATTATTGGGTTTGATGGCGAAAAGAAAGGGGCGGGCGATCGCATCATTGAGTTTGTTGAGCGGACTGCCATTCCCACCGCTGTATTTGGCATTCTGCAAGCCCTACCCCACACAGCCCTTTGGTATCGTTTGGAAAAAGAAGGGCGGTTACTCAATACCAGTGTTGATGGGAATCAAATGGCTTTGATGAATTTTCAGCCCACTCGTCCGGTAGAAGATATTGCCCAGGAGTATGTCAATGCCTTTTGCACCTTGTACGAGCCGGAGCGATTTCTTGATCGGGTCTATCGCCATTTTCTGACTATGACACCGCCACGCTGCAAGCCACCTGGACAAATACCTAGCCGTGCCGAATTGAGAGCCTTGGCCATTATTATTTGGCGACAGGGCTTCAAACGCAGCACTCGTTGGAAATTTTGGCATCACCTGTTTAGCATGATGCGACGCAACCCCGGCGTTTGGGATCACTATTTAACGGTCTGTGCCCACGCAGAACACTTCATTGAGTATCGCCAAATTGTCCGCGAGCAAATTGCAACGCAGCTAGCAGAATTTCAAGTTGAGCAACAACAGCCGAAAAAAGTAGAAGCGATCGCCAGCTAA
- a CDS encoding NAD(P)H-quinone oxidoreductase subunit F produces the protein MTQLLAQTSWWVPVYGLVGALLTLPWSVGLVRRTGPRPAAYFNILMTVFALIHSVVLLWAIWESPPTRSLIPWLSVPGFDIWLTLVTSKTSVGAAVFVSGLSLLAQVFALGYLEKDWALARFYALMGFFEAAMSGIALSDSLFLSYALLEMLTLSTYLLVGFWYAQPLVVTAARDAFLTKRVGDLLLLMGVVALSAIAGSLDFTHLARWAEVAHLPPLIATLLGLALLAGPVGKCAQFPLNLWLDEAMEGPNPASILRNSVVVGCGAYVLINLQPVLALSPTVLTVLMVLGGLTALGASLVSIAQIDIKRTLSHSTSAYLGLVFLAVGMQQDELALLFLLVHGLAKALLFMSIGSIIMTTSTQDLTEMGGLASRMPATATAFVIGGLASVGLLPLGGFWVMLAWAQQAWQTSPWLLVILLLVNGLTTFNLVRVFGLVFWGKPQPKTRRAPEVPWLMAVPMVTLTIFNLMSPVLLQRLGLLSIPALTAASRNLAVLLVLSSAIGAGLAGLLYLSARSSRPVDLVWKSVREVLAYDFCIDRLYKISVVFGVVQGSRLTAWFDRYVVDGLVNFVGVASIFGGESLKYTVSGQSRNYLLSLFVGLVLVLVAVSWAFLNWTLRFSAL, from the coding sequence ATGACTCAGCTTCTCGCTCAGACTAGCTGGTGGGTTCCTGTTTATGGACTGGTAGGTGCTCTTCTGACTCTGCCTTGGTCGGTGGGGTTGGTTCGCCGCACTGGCCCTAGGCCGGCTGCCTACTTCAATATCCTCATGACCGTGTTTGCGCTAATTCACAGCGTGGTATTGCTGTGGGCAATTTGGGAGTCTCCCCCCACCCGATCGCTGATTCCGTGGCTGAGTGTTCCAGGATTTGATATTTGGCTAACGCTTGTCACCTCTAAAACTAGTGTTGGAGCAGCGGTTTTTGTCTCTGGTCTGAGTTTGCTGGCTCAGGTATTTGCATTGGGCTATTTAGAAAAAGATTGGGCATTGGCCCGCTTCTATGCATTAATGGGCTTTTTTGAAGCCGCCATGAGCGGGATTGCCCTCAGCGATTCGCTATTTCTCAGCTATGCGCTGTTGGAGATGCTAACGCTTTCCACCTATCTGCTAGTCGGCTTTTGGTATGCACAGCCGTTAGTAGTGACGGCAGCACGGGATGCATTTTTAACAAAGCGGGTTGGGGATTTACTGTTACTGATGGGGGTTGTGGCGCTGTCGGCGATCGCCGGGAGTTTAGATTTTACCCACTTAGCTCGCTGGGCAGAGGTGGCACATCTCCCTCCGTTAATTGCGACGTTGTTAGGACTGGCGTTGCTAGCAGGACCAGTGGGCAAATGCGCCCAATTTCCGCTGAATTTGTGGCTAGATGAAGCCATGGAAGGCCCCAATCCTGCCTCAATTCTACGAAACTCGGTGGTGGTGGGTTGTGGAGCCTATGTCCTCATTAACCTTCAGCCAGTGCTGGCACTATCTCCTACGGTACTTACGGTACTAATGGTACTCGGAGGCTTAACAGCACTGGGGGCGTCGCTCGTTTCGATCGCTCAAATTGACATTAAGCGTACTCTGTCTCATTCGACGAGTGCCTATTTAGGGCTAGTGTTTCTGGCAGTGGGAATGCAGCAAGATGAGTTAGCGTTGCTGTTTCTACTGGTACATGGGTTGGCCAAGGCCCTATTGTTTATGAGCATTGGCTCGATCATTATGACCACCAGTACGCAGGATTTAACAGAGATGGGCGGGTTGGCGTCACGAATGCCTGCCACTGCGACAGCGTTTGTCATTGGCGGACTGGCCTCAGTGGGATTATTGCCCCTCGGAGGATTTTGGGTGATGTTGGCATGGGCGCAGCAGGCTTGGCAGACATCGCCGTGGCTACTGGTCATTTTACTGTTAGTCAATGGGCTGACAACCTTTAATTTGGTTAGGGTATTCGGCTTAGTATTTTGGGGAAAGCCTCAACCGAAAACGCGCCGCGCTCCCGAAGTGCCGTGGCTGATGGCTGTGCCCATGGTGACATTAACGATTTTCAATTTGATGTCTCCTGTGCTGCTACAACGGCTTGGATTGCTGTCAATTCCTGCCTTAACGGCTGCTAGCCGTAATCTGGCAGTGTTGCTTGTGCTCTCTAGTGCGATCGGAGCCGGACTTGCGGGACTGCTTTACCTCAGTGCTCGATCCTCACGGCCAGTCGATTTGGTTTGGAAATCGGTGCGGGAAGTGTTAGCCTACGATTTCTGCATCGATCGACTTTATAAAATCAGCGTTGTATTCGGAGTCGTCCAAGGATCACGATTAACGGCATGGTTCGATCGCTATGTGGTAGATGGGCTGGTTAATTTTGTTGGAGTTGCTTCTATTTTTGGTGGCGAGAGCTTAAAATACACGGTTTCAGGGCAATCTCGCAATTATCTACTTAGTCTGTTTGTGGGGCTAGTGCTAGTGCTAGTAGCAGTAAGCTGGGCATTCTTGAACTGGACACTGCGATTTTCTGCTCTTTAG
- a CDS encoding carbon dioxide-concentrating mechanism protein CcmK — protein sequence MAIAVGMVETLGFPAVVEAADAMVKAARVTLVGYEKIGSGRVTVIVRGDVSEVQASVSAGIENVKRVNGGQVLSTHIIARPHENLEYVLPIRYTEAVEAFRESVSGIRPISRS from the coding sequence ATGGCGATCGCAGTTGGAATGGTAGAAACGTTGGGCTTTCCTGCTGTTGTTGAGGCAGCAGATGCCATGGTAAAGGCTGCTCGTGTGACCCTGGTTGGCTACGAAAAAATTGGTAGTGGTCGGGTTACGGTGATTGTTCGCGGTGATGTCTCTGAAGTGCAGGCATCGGTTTCAGCCGGAATTGAGAATGTGAAGCGGGTCAATGGAGGACAGGTTCTTTCGACTCACATTATTGCTCGTCCTCACGAAAACCTGGAGTATGTGCTGCCCATTCGTTACACTGAGGCAGTTGAGGCATTTCGGGAGAGCGTGAGTGGAATTCGTCCGATTAGCCGCTCCTAG
- a CDS encoding LbetaH domain-containing protein: protein MSSLIRSSSPAVIRDAHFCISGSVTIDPSAAIAPNVLLQADPGSKLIVAANVCVGMGCVLHAYQGTLELEAGVTLGSGVLIIGHGRIGVNACVGPMSTIINSSVLPHQMVPPGSLIGDGSRQVIEVESSPPIATESIPSPPSPTPSVSSAQSSSTVSSPTSINEPPSPNSSPIATSNQSRVVYGKAYIERMMVTMFPHRQSSPTDEKKGED, encoded by the coding sequence ATGTCTAGCTTAATTCGATCGTCTTCACCCGCTGTCATTCGTGACGCACACTTTTGTATCAGTGGTTCTGTCACAATTGATCCGAGTGCAGCGATCGCACCCAACGTTCTGCTTCAGGCTGATCCGGGCAGCAAGCTAATTGTGGCAGCTAATGTTTGTGTGGGCATGGGTTGTGTGCTTCATGCTTATCAAGGCACGTTAGAGTTAGAAGCGGGGGTGACACTGGGCAGCGGGGTTTTGATCATTGGTCATGGCAGGATTGGGGTAAATGCTTGTGTTGGTCCGATGAGTACCATCATCAATAGTTCTGTCTTGCCACACCAGATGGTTCCGCCTGGTTCATTAATTGGAGATGGTAGCCGACAAGTCATTGAGGTAGAGTCTTCTCCGCCGATCGCGACTGAATCGATTCCTTCCCCACCTTCCCCAACGCCCTCTGTGTCATCCGCCCAATCAAGCTCGACCGTGTCATCACCAACGTCAATTAATGAGCCACCCTCCCCGAACTCCTCGCCGATAGCAACATCGAATCAGTCTCGCGTTGTGTATGGAAAAGCCTACATTGAGCGCATGATGGTCACGATGTTTCCCCATCGCCAGTCGTCACCAACTGACGAAAAGAAGGGGGAGGATTAA
- a CDS encoding NADH-quinone oxidoreductase subunit M: MLSVLVWLPLLGVLLITLLPAALVVGRIRQIALAVASLVGLWTIYLATQFVVTDAGLQFQESIPWVESLGLNYQLGVDGLSMPLILINSLLVWIAIFSSNPAINRPRLYYSLILILGGAVAGAFLAQNLLLFFLFYEVELIPLYLIIAIWGGARRGYAATKFLIYTAISGIIILAAFFGLTILGGFDSFNYEVVKNQTLPIATQLLLLVTLLVGFGIKIPIVPLHTWLPDAHVEAPTPASVLLAGVLLKLGTYGLLRFGLQLFPEAWRVLAPGLAWIAVISVIYGSFAAIAQTDMKKIVAYSSVGHMGYIILASAAATPLSLTGTIAQMASHGLISALLFLLVGVVYAKTGTRDVNVLCGLLNPERGLPLIGSLMIVGAMASAGIPGMVGFIAEFIVYRGSFPVFPVQTLLCMVGTALTAVYFLILINRVFFGRLPDTLSNLPRVRWQDRIPSVIVTVLIVLLGLQPNWITRWSEGVVLTLAIDNTTQMTVVGIEPAPAIPTAFHIESAIGWSPN; the protein is encoded by the coding sequence ATGCTAAGTGTTCTCGTCTGGCTACCCTTATTGGGTGTTCTTCTGATTACGCTGCTTCCTGCTGCACTGGTTGTTGGACGCATTCGTCAGATTGCCCTTGCGGTTGCTAGCTTAGTTGGACTGTGGACTATCTACTTGGCTACTCAATTTGTAGTGACCGATGCTGGCTTGCAATTTCAGGAATCAATACCGTGGGTTGAAAGCCTTGGCCTCAACTATCAACTCGGCGTGGATGGTCTATCTATGCCACTGATCTTGATCAACAGCTTGCTGGTTTGGATTGCCATTTTCAGCAGCAATCCCGCGATCAACCGCCCTCGCCTCTACTACAGCCTTATTCTCATTCTTGGCGGAGCCGTTGCCGGCGCATTCTTGGCCCAAAATCTGCTGCTATTCTTTCTGTTTTATGAGGTAGAACTGATTCCGCTCTACTTGATTATTGCCATTTGGGGTGGAGCGCGACGCGGCTATGCAGCAACCAAATTTCTTATCTATACCGCTATTTCTGGGATCATCATTTTGGCGGCATTCTTTGGGTTAACCATTTTAGGTGGCTTTGACAGCTTTAATTATGAGGTTGTAAAAAACCAGACGCTACCGATCGCTACTCAACTGCTGCTGCTCGTGACGTTACTGGTTGGCTTTGGCATTAAAATTCCGATCGTACCGCTGCACACGTGGTTACCGGATGCCCACGTGGAAGCCCCCACTCCTGCTTCTGTTCTCCTAGCCGGAGTATTGCTGAAACTGGGAACCTATGGGCTGCTTCGATTTGGACTACAACTGTTTCCAGAGGCATGGCGAGTCCTAGCACCAGGATTAGCCTGGATTGCCGTTATTAGCGTGATCTATGGCTCCTTTGCTGCGATTGCCCAAACTGATATGAAAAAAATCGTTGCCTACAGCTCAGTCGGACACATGGGCTACATCATTCTAGCCAGTGCCGCAGCCACACCGTTAAGCTTAACGGGGACGATCGCCCAAATGGCAAGCCACGGCTTAATTTCAGCGCTACTGTTTCTGTTGGTTGGAGTGGTGTACGCCAAAACGGGAACTCGTGATGTCAATGTCTTATGCGGATTGCTGAACCCTGAACGGGGACTGCCGCTGATCGGCAGCTTGATGATTGTGGGAGCCATGGCTAGTGCTGGTATTCCCGGCATGGTGGGCTTCATTGCAGAATTTATCGTCTACCGCGGCAGTTTTCCAGTCTTTCCGGTGCAAACGTTGCTGTGTATGGTAGGAACTGCTTTGACAGCGGTGTATTTTCTCATTTTGATCAATCGCGTATTTTTTGGTCGCCTTCCCGACACGTTATCCAACCTACCGCGAGTGCGTTGGCAAGATCGCATTCCTTCGGTAATTGTTACAGTCTTGATTGTGCTGTTGGGGCTGCAACCCAACTGGATAACCCGCTGGAGCGAGGGCGTTGTCTTGACATTAGCTATCGACAATACCACACAGATGACCGTGGTAGGGATTGAGCCTGCCCCTGCCATCCCAACAGCGTTTCACATTGAGTCGGCGATTGGCTGGTCTCCGAATTAA
- a CDS encoding FKBP-type peptidyl-prolyl cis-trans isomerase produces MAQAKMGDTVSVHYTGKLEDGTVFDSSEGRDPLQFSIGSGQLIPGFEQAVIGMAPGESKTAQIPADEAYGSYHPEMVLVVERQQIPSEVPVSIGLQLQIQQQGGASIPVMITDVSDSQVTLDANHPLAGEDLTFEIQLMEIA; encoded by the coding sequence ATGGCACAAGCAAAAATGGGTGATACCGTCAGCGTGCACTACACAGGCAAGCTGGAGGATGGTACTGTATTTGATTCCTCGGAGGGGCGTGATCCGTTGCAGTTCTCCATTGGTAGCGGACAACTCATTCCAGGATTTGAACAAGCGGTGATTGGAATGGCTCCGGGCGAGTCGAAAACGGCTCAGATTCCAGCCGATGAAGCTTATGGCTCTTACCATCCGGAGATGGTGTTGGTAGTAGAGCGGCAGCAGATCCCGTCTGAAGTTCCCGTTTCAATTGGGTTACAGCTACAGATTCAACAGCAAGGTGGTGCGTCCATTCCTGTCATGATTACAGATGTCTCTGACTCACAGGTGACGTTGGACGCCAATCATCCGCTGGCTGGTGAAGATTTAACGTTTGAGATTCAATTGATGGAGATTGCTTAA